One segment of Streptomyces bathyalis DNA contains the following:
- a CDS encoding class I SAM-dependent methyltransferase, translating to MAANDGARAAGNEETAVYTHGHHEAVLRSHTWRTAVNSAGYLLAELKPDMRVLDIGCGPGTITADLAALVPEGHVTGLDSASGVLERAREAAAGRGLANVTFEVGDVHALKHPDGAFDVVHAHQVLQHVGDPVRALREMDRVCAPGGIVAARDADYGAMFWYPLVEGLGAWQELYRRVARANGGEPDAGRRLLAWAREAGLRDVTASSATWCFASGEDRAWWSESWAERTLSSSFATSAVEGGHATREQLRDAADAWLDWGAREDGWFAVPHREILCRA from the coding sequence ATGGCGGCGAATGACGGGGCACGGGCGGCCGGGAACGAGGAGACGGCCGTCTACACACACGGTCACCACGAGGCGGTGCTGCGTTCCCACACGTGGCGCACCGCGGTCAATTCGGCGGGCTACCTGCTGGCCGAACTGAAGCCGGACATGCGGGTGCTGGACATCGGGTGCGGGCCCGGCACCATCACCGCGGACCTTGCGGCGCTGGTGCCGGAGGGGCACGTCACGGGACTCGATTCGGCATCCGGCGTGCTGGAGCGCGCGCGTGAGGCGGCGGCGGGCCGTGGCCTGGCCAACGTGACGTTCGAGGTGGGCGACGTGCACGCCCTGAAGCACCCGGACGGTGCCTTCGACGTGGTGCACGCGCATCAGGTGCTTCAGCACGTCGGCGATCCGGTGCGGGCGCTGCGGGAGATGGACCGTGTGTGCGCTCCGGGCGGCATCGTGGCGGCACGGGACGCCGACTACGGCGCGATGTTCTGGTATCCGCTGGTGGAGGGGCTGGGCGCCTGGCAGGAGTTGTACCGGCGGGTGGCCCGTGCCAACGGCGGCGAGCCCGACGCCGGACGCCGGCTGCTTGCCTGGGCGCGTGAGGCGGGACTGCGGGACGTCACCGCGTCGTCGGCCACGTGGTGCTTCGCCTCGGGCGAGGACCGCGCGTGGTGGAGCGAGTCGTGGGCGGAGCGCACGCTCAGCTCGTCCTTCGCGACGTCCGCAGTGGAGGGCGGTCATGCCACGCGTGAGCAGTTGAGGGACGCGGCGGACGCATGGCTGGATTGGGGTGCGCGGGAGGACGGCTGGTTCGCCGTGCCGCACAGGGAGATCCTGTGCCGGGCCTGA
- a CDS encoding bifunctional phosphatase PAP2/diacylglycerol kinase family protein, with protein sequence MATFTDRVGESLRGLQRRRLQNRVGTAKPGTGTLKSPFARWNRTAAATDSTSSWRSWPASRAWSATDRRLFELVANRDWPGPERVLPRLSRSANNGRLWFAVAGAMALSNTPRARRAAARGLASLALASTTVNTLGKQAVRRERPLLEGVPLIRQLHRQPVTTSFPSGHAASAAAFVTGVALESPRWGAAVAPIAAAVAFSRVYTGVHYPSDVLVGAALGVGSAFAVRGIAPTRSQLPSPGRPLADAPAMPEGSGLVLVANATSGSRLEESDFLPATNLLEVNRNGETAAAEQEKVAEAIEPAALGVVRNMLPKAEIITCDPKSDDIGLALEEAAKRAAELGGALGVCGGDGTVNTAAVCAMRAGVPLAVLPGGTHNHFAFDLGIEEFADTCRAVQSGDAVAVDLGRFTPQPVSGAEEIVRAAEAGGMSDAEAEAALSSPEPRAPGYFLNTFSLGAYPELVRIRERWAHRIGPWPAGVLAALRVLRTSGPVEAGLGGKERALWLLFAGNCAYRVGMAPVRRQDLADGILDVRIVKAGRWARTRLFIAALTSAVDRSPLHSTTRLRRMMITDIPPGTHLSYDGEVAKAPGRLLLDKEHEALRVYRPLSL encoded by the coding sequence ATGGCAACCTTCACCGACCGTGTGGGCGAGAGTCTGCGCGGCTTGCAGCGGCGGCGCCTTCAGAACCGGGTCGGCACGGCGAAGCCGGGGACCGGGACTCTCAAGTCACCCTTCGCCCGCTGGAACAGGACGGCTGCGGCGACGGACAGTACGTCGTCCTGGCGGAGTTGGCCCGCGTCACGGGCCTGGTCGGCAACCGACCGCCGCCTCTTCGAACTGGTTGCCAACCGCGACTGGCCCGGTCCGGAGCGAGTGCTGCCCCGCCTGAGCCGGAGCGCCAACAACGGGCGGCTGTGGTTCGCGGTCGCCGGTGCGATGGCGCTGTCCAACACTCCGCGCGCCCGCAGGGCCGCCGCGCGTGGGCTGGCTTCACTGGCCCTGGCGTCGACGACGGTCAACACCCTCGGCAAGCAGGCTGTGCGGCGGGAGCGTCCGCTGCTCGAAGGAGTGCCGCTCATCCGGCAGTTGCACCGTCAGCCGGTGACCACCTCCTTCCCGTCGGGCCACGCGGCCTCCGCCGCCGCCTTCGTGACAGGGGTGGCCCTGGAGTCTCCCCGCTGGGGCGCCGCGGTCGCGCCCATCGCGGCGGCCGTGGCCTTCTCCCGTGTCTACACCGGCGTCCACTACCCCAGCGACGTCCTGGTGGGCGCGGCCCTCGGCGTCGGTTCGGCCTTCGCCGTACGCGGCATCGCCCCCACCCGTTCGCAACTCCCCTCCCCCGGACGCCCGTTGGCCGATGCGCCGGCGATGCCGGAGGGTTCGGGGCTGGTGCTGGTCGCCAACGCCACGTCCGGTTCCCGGCTGGAGGAGTCCGACTTCCTCCCCGCGACGAACCTGCTGGAGGTGAACCGGAACGGGGAGACCGCGGCTGCCGAACAGGAGAAGGTCGCGGAGGCCATCGAACCCGCGGCGCTCGGCGTCGTGCGGAACATGCTGCCGAAGGCCGAGATCATCACCTGCGACCCGAAGTCCGACGACATCGGCCTGGCGCTGGAGGAAGCGGCCAAGCGGGCCGCGGAGCTGGGCGGCGCGCTCGGCGTCTGCGGCGGGGACGGCACGGTGAACACCGCCGCCGTCTGCGCGATGCGTGCCGGGGTTCCGCTGGCCGTCCTGCCGGGCGGCACGCACAACCACTTCGCCTTCGACCTCGGAATCGAGGAGTTCGCCGACACCTGCCGGGCCGTGCAGTCGGGCGACGCCGTCGCCGTGGACCTGGGACGCTTCACGCCCCAGCCGGTCTCGGGTGCCGAGGAGATCGTGCGGGCCGCGGAAGCGGGGGGCATGAGCGACGCGGAAGCCGAGGCCGCGCTGTCGTCACCGGAGCCGCGGGCGCCGGGCTACTTCCTCAACACCTTCAGCCTCGGCGCGTATCCGGAACTGGTCCGCATCCGCGAACGGTGGGCGCACCGCATCGGCCCGTGGCCGGCCGGGGTGCTCGCCGCGCTGCGCGTCCTGCGTACGAGCGGACCCGTCGAGGCCGGGCTGGGCGGCAAGGAGCGGGCGCTGTGGCTGCTCTTCGCCGGCAACTGCGCCTACCGGGTGGGCATGGCGCCCGTGCGGCGGCAGGACCTGGCAGACGGGATACTCGACGTCCGCATCGTCAAGGCGGGCCGCTGGGCCCGTACCCGGCTGTTCATAGCGGCCCTCACCAGCGCCGTCGACCGATCTCCGCTCCACAGCACGACGCGGCTGCGCCGCATGATGATCACGGACATCCCACCCGGCACCCATCTCAGCTACGACGGTGAAGTGGCGAAGGCGCCAGGGCGGTTGCTGCTCGACAAGGAGCACGAGGCGCTGCGTGTCTACCGGCCGCTGAGCCTGTGA
- a CDS encoding VOC family protein, translated as MDILGTSLRVCVDDLDAAVPAYERLTSTEAVRFAQGPVSVAAVGPFVLMSGPSEHLEILRKIAATLAVKDVGEAVADLEAVGAQIVAGPKETPVGRSVIARHPDGSVFEYVDRQEAGG; from the coding sequence ATGGACATTCTGGGGACTTCACTGCGCGTCTGCGTCGATGATCTGGACGCTGCAGTTCCGGCGTACGAACGGCTGACGAGCACCGAGGCGGTGCGTTTCGCCCAAGGACCGGTCTCGGTCGCGGCCGTGGGGCCCTTCGTCTTGATGAGCGGCCCGTCGGAGCATCTGGAGATCCTCCGGAAGATCGCGGCGACGCTGGCCGTGAAGGACGTCGGCGAAGCCGTCGCGGACCTGGAGGCGGTCGGCGCCCAGATCGTGGCAGGCCCCAAGGAGACCCCGGTCGGGCGCAGTGTGATCGCCCGCCATCCTGACGGCAGCGTGTTCGAGTACGTCGACCGCCAGGAGGCGGGCGGATGA
- a CDS encoding zinc-dependent alcohol dehydrogenase family protein translates to MKAALVESVGKVGLTTVPDPTPDARQVVVRVAACGLCGTDLHIRQGEFAPSLPLVPGHEFAGEVVGLGSEVTELSVGDRVAVDPSLYCYECRYCRTGHNNLCERWAAIGVTTAGGAAEYAVAPVANCVKLPEHVRTQDAALIEPLSCAVRGYDVLKSQLGSHVLIYGSGTMGLMMLELAKRTGAAAVDVLDLNEERLATARRLGCSSAAATADELDRPQGWDLVVDATGNAAAIQDGLGRVAKAGTFLQFGVSDYATTATIEPYKIYNQEITITGSMAVLHSYERAAELFAGGVLDPEIFISDRLPLDEYPDALDRFAAGKGRKIVVVP, encoded by the coding sequence ATGAAGGCAGCTCTCGTCGAGTCCGTGGGCAAGGTCGGCCTCACCACCGTGCCCGATCCGACGCCGGACGCCCGCCAGGTCGTCGTCCGGGTGGCGGCCTGCGGCCTGTGCGGCACCGATCTGCACATCCGCCAGGGCGAGTTCGCACCGTCGCTGCCTCTCGTGCCCGGTCACGAGTTCGCCGGCGAGGTCGTCGGCCTTGGCAGCGAGGTGACGGAGCTGTCCGTCGGCGACCGGGTGGCCGTCGACCCCTCCCTGTACTGCTACGAGTGCCGCTACTGCCGGACGGGGCACAACAATCTGTGCGAACGCTGGGCCGCGATCGGCGTGACCACGGCAGGCGGCGCCGCCGAATACGCCGTCGCGCCCGTCGCCAACTGCGTGAAGCTGCCCGAGCATGTACGCACACAGGACGCCGCCCTCATCGAGCCGCTGTCCTGCGCCGTACGCGGCTACGACGTGCTGAAGAGCCAACTCGGGTCACACGTACTGATATACGGCTCGGGCACCATGGGCCTGATGATGCTGGAGCTGGCCAAGCGGACCGGCGCCGCCGCCGTCGACGTGCTCGACCTGAACGAGGAACGGCTGGCCACCGCACGCCGGTTGGGCTGCTCGTCCGCGGCGGCCACGGCCGACGAGCTGGACCGCCCGCAGGGCTGGGACCTCGTCGTCGACGCCACGGGGAACGCCGCCGCCATCCAGGACGGCCTCGGCCGCGTCGCGAAGGCCGGAACGTTCCTCCAGTTCGGCGTCTCCGACTACGCGACGACCGCCACCATCGAGCCGTACAAGATCTACAACCAGGAGATCACCATCACCGGCTCGATGGCCGTACTGCACAGCTACGAGCGTGCGGCCGAACTCTTCGCGGGCGGCGTGCTGGACCCGGAGATCTTCATCTCCGACCGGCTGCCCCTCGACGAGTACCCGGACGCGCTCGACCGCTTCGCGGCGGGCAAGGGGCGGAAGATAGTCGTCGTGCCCTGA